The following are from one region of the Thermoproteus uzoniensis 768-20 genome:
- a CDS encoding ethylbenzene dehydrogenase-related protein yields MARVKPITIVAAALTLAVGLLAVVYPIALAQAPSGIVAYRVVGSANLAAPGTESFWSQIPAYNVSLVPNLSPQMLPISYSVPTSGLVPYVMVKAAWNGTDIFILMEWPDPYGPSYAGPAAIAGPGHWTLVYNPKGPLNMTFLNILTSAFHKKYFVLNSSYAVIKGSPRPMEYVLAYMAPHYGVYFYGYYVNLTSGHYYPDRAAIMWYMGTQQNPSDCMNIGGGHPNFKVGGTLGQLMQAYLGSNVEPNTGGSLSAGAANIWEWISGATDPQGDNFAYFTNVTWDVENGIDPSAAKQFAASPHGFFINLFDNQTGLYDVGDNGIWYPNATGPEPGYFDGYTGAVYKDGYWVVEFVRPLKAPMPYTVDLTPGQTYDVAFAVWIGKAGETSWDKSISPSFIPLTIATSAPPTTTTSTTTSTTTTATTTTSTTSTTAVSAVPSAVITVAVIGVIIAVIAIGLVYYSIRRRTK; encoded by the coding sequence ATGGCTAGAGTAAAGCCCATCACGATCGTCGCCGCGGCGCTGACCCTCGCCGTGGGGCTTTTGGCCGTCGTATACCCCATAGCCCTGGCGCAAGCCCCCTCGGGCATAGTGGCGTACAGGGTGGTGGGGAGCGCCAATCTGGCGGCTCCCGGCACGGAGAGCTTCTGGAGCCAGATACCGGCATACAACGTCTCTCTCGTGCCGAACCTCTCGCCCCAGATGTTGCCCATATCGTACAGCGTGCCGACCTCGGGCCTAGTGCCCTACGTGATGGTCAAGGCCGCGTGGAACGGCACCGATATATTCATACTCATGGAGTGGCCGGATCCCTACGGCCCCAGCTACGCTGGACCTGCCGCAATAGCGGGCCCGGGCCACTGGACCCTCGTATACAACCCCAAGGGCCCGCTAAACATGACGTTCCTGAACATCTTGACAAGTGCCTTCCACAAGAAGTACTTCGTGCTCAACTCCAGCTACGCCGTGATCAAGGGCTCGCCGAGGCCCATGGAGTACGTGCTGGCCTACATGGCGCCGCACTACGGGGTCTACTTCTACGGCTACTACGTGAACCTAACCTCAGGCCACTACTACCCCGATAGAGCGGCCATAATGTGGTATATGGGAACCCAACAGAACCCCAGCGACTGCATGAACATAGGCGGCGGCCACCCCAACTTCAAGGTCGGCGGCACGCTCGGCCAATTGATGCAAGCCTATCTGGGTAGCAACGTGGAGCCCAACACAGGCGGATCCCTGAGCGCAGGCGCCGCAAATATATGGGAGTGGATAAGCGGCGCCACCGACCCCCAGGGAGATAACTTCGCCTACTTCACCAACGTCACGTGGGACGTCGAGAACGGCATCGATCCCTCGGCCGCCAAGCAGTTCGCCGCGAGCCCGCACGGCTTCTTCATAAACCTCTTCGACAACCAGACAGGCCTCTACGACGTGGGCGACAACGGCATATGGTACCCCAACGCCACAGGCCCCGAGCCCGGCTACTTCGACGGGTACACCGGCGCCGTCTATAAGGACGGCTATTGGGTGGTAGAGTTCGTGAGGCCTCTCAAGGCGCCCATGCCCTACACCGTGGACCTAACTCCCGGCCAGACATACGACGTCGCCTTCGCCGTGTGGATAGGCAAGGCTGGCGAGACCAGCTGGGATAAGTCGATATCGCCCAGCTTCATACCTCTAACAATAGCCACATCGGCGCCGCCAACGACTACAACCTCGACGACTACGTCCACAACGACGACCGCCACGACTACTACCTCCACTACGTCCACTACGGCCGTCTCGGCGGTGCCTTCGGCCGTGATCACGGTCGCGGTGATAGGCGTGATAATAGCTGTGATCGCCATAGGCCTAGTATACTACTCCATTAGGAGGCGCACTAAGTAG
- a CDS encoding Rieske 2Fe-2S domain-containing protein, translating to MSPTDEAKIVDEGRRNFLKAVIFISGAAVVLGTLRGLEYLFPPELGSSAFPRLLLVDENGNPIKASQLPVNAQPTIAIFPYPLSNEPNFLLNLGDENNQPVEVPPTTVVIPQNGVKYQFPGGVGPHKSIVAFSALCQHLGCTFPELTFYPPGHKAFTALGPKDRVLNCSCHGSTYDPYLGGAVVTGPTVRPLPAVVLEWDPNTDYLYAVKMVGPVIYGHPGYNSPTPSLVINPTNDLQGGSPISGDKTVVKTHANPALSGGP from the coding sequence ATGTCGCCTACCGACGAGGCCAAGATCGTCGATGAAGGTAGGAGGAACTTCCTAAAGGCGGTGATATTCATATCGGGCGCTGCCGTCGTTCTCGGGACGTTGCGGGGGCTCGAGTACCTGTTTCCTCCCGAGCTGGGATCCAGCGCCTTCCCGCGGCTCTTGCTAGTTGACGAGAACGGAAACCCCATAAAGGCCAGCCAGTTGCCCGTCAACGCCCAGCCCACAATAGCCATATTTCCCTATCCCCTAAGCAATGAGCCCAACTTCTTGCTGAATCTGGGCGACGAGAACAACCAACCGGTGGAGGTGCCGCCGACCACTGTTGTGATACCCCAGAACGGCGTTAAGTACCAGTTCCCAGGCGGCGTGGGTCCCCACAAGTCCATAGTGGCTTTCAGCGCCTTGTGTCAACATCTTGGCTGTACGTTCCCCGAGCTCACGTTCTATCCGCCAGGCCATAAGGCCTTCACGGCGTTGGGTCCCAAAGACAGAGTATTGAACTGCTCGTGCCACGGCTCTACGTACGACCCATATCTCGGCGGCGCTGTCGTGACGGGGCCCACAGTCAGGCCGTTGCCGGCCGTAGTCTTGGAGTGGGATCCCAACACCGACTACCTATACGCCGTCAAGATGGTGGGGCCTGTGATCTACGGACATCCGGGATACAACTCGCCGACGCCTTCGCTAGTCATCAACCCCACAAACGATCTCCAGGGAGGATCGCCGATAAGCGGCGATAAGACAGTCGTCAAGACGCACGCGAACCCGGCTCTGTCGGGAGGGCCATGA
- a CDS encoding cytochrome b, protein MSKSLSDRFGELFRLKDVPFMGVPDYMFNIEHWLGGVAASALAWQAITGLLLLLYYQPSNAYDSTMAIIHNVPFGSILLSSHLYGAYIMILAVYLHGLYIMISGGYKKPRGVQWVLGVLLFAMTLGVAFIGYSMTGDVLAADAVDVGRGILTSLGLQSLAPVLFGNGTTLDLFTRLLGWHIIIAAAIILFFVIHFYLAEAVGLMPRLKDANYKAPAVLDKATVKDPWWPRNFVYMIALAFMVWGVILLLPSILALPSVYPYVPVLFSPYPGPSPTSPQAALVPAYPPWFFLMLYKMADMPLGLRNNMLLGAIVPLVILLLIPIFDRGEKLHPMDRPAILALALIGLTWLIELSSWSAIQPGIPVQPLWGAIVLLPPLLIIVAGIYLLHRQWLKVRDRALARREEAAKTPWALSSAGAQALAYLTAVLAIIMIGLSFVLDPLSEGPYIGILWGAAFLSLSASIYNYFYITYILNK, encoded by the coding sequence ATGAGCAAGAGCTTGTCGGACAGATTCGGGGAGCTGTTCCGCCTCAAGGATGTGCCCTTCATGGGAGTGCCCGACTACATGTTCAACATAGAGCACTGGCTCGGCGGCGTTGCCGCAAGCGCGCTGGCTTGGCAGGCGATAACGGGCTTGTTGTTGCTCCTCTACTACCAGCCCAGCAACGCCTACGATTCGACTATGGCGATAATACACAATGTGCCGTTTGGCTCGATACTTCTCTCGTCGCACCTCTACGGCGCTTATATAATGATACTTGCCGTGTATCTCCACGGCCTTTACATCATGATAAGCGGCGGGTATAAAAAGCCAAGAGGCGTCCAGTGGGTTCTCGGCGTACTGCTCTTTGCCATGACTCTCGGCGTGGCGTTCATAGGGTATTCCATGACTGGGGATGTGCTGGCCGCCGACGCGGTCGACGTGGGGCGGGGCATCTTGACTTCGCTGGGGCTCCAGTCCCTCGCCCCTGTGTTGTTCGGCAATGGGACGACTCTGGATCTGTTTACCAGACTGCTCGGCTGGCATATAATAATCGCGGCGGCCATAATCCTGTTCTTCGTCATACATTTCTATCTAGCCGAGGCCGTCGGCCTCATGCCTAGGCTTAAGGACGCCAACTACAAGGCGCCCGCGGTGCTCGACAAGGCTACTGTGAAGGACCCGTGGTGGCCCAGGAACTTCGTGTACATGATAGCGCTGGCGTTCATGGTGTGGGGAGTCATACTGCTGTTGCCGTCGATTCTCGCACTGCCGTCGGTATATCCCTACGTGCCCGTACTCTTCTCGCCGTATCCAGGCCCGTCGCCGACTAGCCCACAGGCGGCTTTGGTGCCCGCGTACCCGCCTTGGTTCTTCCTAATGCTTTACAAGATGGCGGATATGCCTCTCGGGTTGAGGAACAACATGCTCCTCGGCGCTATAGTGCCGCTCGTCATACTGTTGTTGATACCCATATTCGATAGAGGCGAGAAGCTACACCCCATGGACAGACCCGCCATACTAGCCCTAGCCCTTATAGGCTTGACGTGGCTGATCGAGTTGAGCTCGTGGAGCGCTATTCAGCCAGGCATCCCGGTACAGCCGCTGTGGGGCGCCATAGTCCTTCTGCCCCCGTTGCTCATAATAGTGGCGGGCATCTACCTGCTACATAGGCAGTGGCTTAAGGTAAGGGACAGGGCGCTCGCCCGCAGAGAGGAGGCGGCAAAAACGCCGTGGGCTCTAAGTAGCGCGGGAGCCCAAGCGCTGGCCTATCTAACTGCTGTGTTGGCGATAATAATGATCGGCCTATCGTTTGTCCTAGATCCATTAAGCGAGGGGCCCTATATAGGCATCCTCTGGGGAGCCGCGTTTCTATCGCTATCGGCAAGTATATACAACTACTTCTATATAACTTATATATTGAATAAATAA
- a CDS encoding enoyl-CoA hydratase/isomerase family protein, translated as MKSINFNKVNFWNEDNIGVIAINNNIQNFLDIDVIVQLSAALMIANNDDKVRWIAITGTGSSFFTAGVPWEFIEPTYASIRELVSNIKTLFSVLSTTPKPIVAVLNGSAVGLGMELALASDLTIAPPDVYLCYPEGAVDVPTLFSFNTLIQKLPRYDALNVLAGSPLPASVAAERGLIYMVGRDNLFGDAKSLIKQIKINQYTKELLYENIRRTIEPASSRLLDALLQNLLDSKKREVFLKTVRNLRNSCISKYKI; from the coding sequence ATGAAGTCTATTAATTTTAATAAAGTTAATTTCTGGAATGAAGATAATATTGGAGTTATTGCAATAAATAATAATATTCAAAACTTTTTAGATATAGACGTGATAGTGCAGCTAAGCGCCGCGTTGATGATAGCAAACAACGACGACAAGGTTAGGTGGATAGCCATCACGGGCACAGGCTCGAGCTTCTTCACGGCTGGCGTGCCCTGGGAGTTCATAGAGCCGACATACGCCTCGATAAGGGAGCTGGTTTCTAATATCAAGACCCTTTTCTCGGTGCTGTCAACTACGCCGAAGCCTATCGTGGCCGTTCTCAACGGCTCTGCGGTCGGCCTCGGGATGGAGCTGGCACTCGCAAGCGATCTAACGATAGCGCCGCCCGATGTATACCTCTGCTATCCCGAGGGCGCTGTCGATGTGCCCACGCTCTTCAGCTTCAACACGCTGATCCAAAAACTCCCAAGATATGACGCCCTCAACGTATTGGCGGGCTCCCCCCTGCCCGCGAGCGTAGCCGCCGAAAGAGGATTAATATATATGGTAGGCAGAGATAATTTGTTTGGAGATGCTAAATCTTTAATAAAGCAAATAAAGATAAATCAATATACAAAAGAATTACTTTATGAAAATATAAGAAGAACTATAGAGCCTGCATCGTCCCGACTGCTCGACGCGCTCTTACAGAACTTGTTAGACAGTAAAAAGAGGGAGGTGTTCCTAAAGACTGTGAGAAATCTTAGAAATAGTTGTATATCTAAATATAAGATTTAA
- the surE gene encoding 5'/3'-nucleotidase SurE: MNILVTNDDGIYSPGLRMLYSFVKDLGRVYVVAPETPKSASGLGITLHKPLRISKMELEGIQAYATSGTPSDTVYLAALEIVDRIDLVLSGINVGDNTSLQVILSSGTIGAAMQAALLGIPALAFSVDVNEPEELLEDPALISAIRNVARAAVRFVVEYGMPKGVDVISLNFPRRFKPGAAVKMAPAAKVKFSQKVDRRKDPRGGVYYWLYGELVKAEPGTDVYIVHEEGNIALTPLSFNMNVLGPRPEADAAALQRLVDLLNKSIT, translated from the coding sequence ATGAACATACTCGTCACGAACGACGACGGGATATACTCGCCGGGCTTGAGAATGTTGTATTCCTTCGTGAAGGATCTGGGGCGCGTCTATGTCGTGGCTCCCGAGACGCCTAAATCGGCGTCTGGGCTCGGCATAACTCTGCACAAGCCTCTCCGCATATCCAAGATGGAGCTCGAGGGGATACAAGCTTACGCCACGTCGGGCACGCCGTCGGACACGGTCTACCTCGCCGCGTTGGAGATAGTCGATCGGATAGACCTGGTCTTGTCGGGAATTAACGTCGGCGACAACACATCGCTCCAGGTAATACTCTCGTCGGGCACCATAGGCGCGGCTATGCAGGCGGCGCTTCTGGGCATACCGGCTCTCGCGTTTTCCGTAGACGTCAACGAGCCGGAGGAGCTCTTGGAGGACCCCGCGCTTATATCGGCAATTAGGAACGTTGCGAGGGCCGCGGTGAGATTCGTCGTGGAGTACGGCATGCCGAAGGGGGTCGACGTGATCAGCTTGAATTTCCCCAGGAGGTTCAAGCCGGGGGCCGCGGTGAAGATGGCGCCGGCGGCTAAGGTTAAGTTCTCGCAGAAGGTCGATAGGAGGAAGGATCCGCGGGGCGGCGTCTATTATTGGCTCTACGGCGAGTTGGTGAAGGCCGAGCCGGGCACCGACGTCTACATAGTGCACGAGGAGGGCAACATAGCGCTGACGCCTCTGAGCTTCAACATGAACGTGCTCGGCCCGCGTCCCGAGGCCGACGCCGCGGCGCTCCAGAGGCTCGTCGATCTGCTTAACAAATCCATAACCTAG
- a CDS encoding DUF998 domain-containing protein, with translation MSARLYAILLAAAAVQFMVVVQIAQWLYPNYSIWTNYISDLGNKSLAGPFISALFNTSAAILGVLVIVSSYGVGRLTAKRATSTALLGLAGLGALGVGLFPEGSPYGLHTISALIAFLFGGLAVAVLGAYTAMPKPLRLLGVLFGAVALASLAAYIAFGEPPIVERPVVYPILIYAAIYGIYVAIKWG, from the coding sequence ATGTCGGCAAGGCTATACGCTATACTGCTCGCCGCGGCCGCCGTCCAGTTCATGGTGGTTGTCCAGATAGCGCAGTGGCTCTACCCCAACTACAGCATATGGACCAACTACATAAGCGACTTGGGCAATAAGTCGCTGGCGGGTCCCTTCATATCGGCCCTCTTCAACACATCGGCAGCAATACTCGGCGTGTTGGTCATCGTCTCCTCCTACGGGGTGGGCCGTCTGACCGCGAAGCGAGCGACCTCAACGGCTCTGCTCGGCCTCGCCGGCCTCGGCGCACTCGGCGTCGGGCTGTTCCCCGAGGGCTCGCCATACGGCCTCCACACAATCTCGGCCCTCATAGCGTTTCTCTTCGGGGGGCTTGCCGTGGCGGTGCTCGGAGCATACACCGCGATGCCGAAGCCGCTCAGGCTATTGGGCGTGCTCTTCGGGGCGGTGGCGTTGGCGTCGCTGGCCGCATACATAGCGTTTGGCGAGCCGCCCATCGTGGAGAGGCCGGTGGTCTACCCTATCCTGATATACGCCGCGATATACGGCATATACGTGGCGATAAAATGGGGCTAG
- a CDS encoding APC family permease → MGELERKATGLGGAIYNSLAGQAPAYSIAGGAALIMQYAGAAAPLAMLLTTLGVMAIVYSVFVLAKRYPHAASLYAYVANTLGPKAGFLNWAVYTLLYSATLGLGSVAIAFGYLASQSLAVLTGTAVNPAYLVPLPLILALIPAVLGIRPSIRTEAALTSAEVAILLAFAGLTIYANWGRLSLLPFTPQGTFASGSLPVLAALSGGLLYSVTYFMGFEVSTQLAEEAVSPRRDVPLGTLLATLSMGLLYVLVTYAIAANLGFSQNAVENFVDQASSGANPIYGMIGRYLGTPGEALFAAAVIASVFSCYLATLNATARMIYGVARDGLMPRRYAETNEFKSPANALYLSTALAAATAAAAYLAAYLSGYRESIALAYNAMEYAYAVDSLYYVASLVLLAAAAFRISSLWGKAVAAAGAVLLGIAFYYSVSSMAVLSIFLGSIIVILVLEFTILRNKINSIKEAICPHC, encoded by the coding sequence ATGGGCGAGCTCGAAAGGAAGGCGACCGGCCTAGGCGGCGCTATCTACAACTCTCTGGCGGGCCAGGCCCCCGCCTACAGCATAGCGGGCGGCGCCGCGCTCATAATGCAGTACGCCGGAGCCGCAGCGCCCCTCGCCATGTTGTTGACAACGCTCGGCGTAATGGCGATAGTCTACTCGGTGTTCGTACTGGCGAAGAGGTACCCCCACGCAGCCAGCCTCTACGCGTACGTCGCCAATACTCTCGGCCCCAAGGCCGGCTTCCTAAACTGGGCCGTCTACACTCTGCTCTACAGCGCGACGCTGGGGCTGGGCTCCGTCGCCATAGCGTTCGGGTACCTCGCGTCCCAGAGCTTGGCCGTCTTGACGGGCACGGCCGTAAATCCCGCCTATCTGGTCCCCCTGCCTCTGATCTTGGCGTTGATCCCGGCAGTGCTCGGGATTAGGCCCAGCATAAGGACCGAGGCCGCGTTGACGAGCGCCGAGGTGGCCATACTCCTGGCCTTCGCAGGGCTGACCATATACGCCAACTGGGGAAGGCTCTCGCTACTTCCCTTCACGCCGCAGGGAACCTTCGCGTCGGGCTCCCTGCCCGTGTTGGCCGCGCTCTCAGGCGGCTTGCTCTATTCGGTGACGTACTTCATGGGGTTCGAGGTGTCGACCCAACTGGCCGAGGAGGCCGTGAGCCCTAGGCGCGACGTGCCTCTAGGCACGTTGCTCGCCACGCTCTCTATGGGGCTTCTCTACGTATTGGTGACCTACGCCATAGCGGCTAACTTGGGCTTCTCGCAGAACGCCGTGGAGAACTTCGTCGACCAAGCCTCGTCGGGCGCCAACCCCATATACGGCATGATCGGCAGATATCTAGGCACGCCGGGGGAAGCCTTGTTCGCAGCGGCGGTTATCGCGAGCGTATTCAGCTGTTACCTAGCCACGCTCAACGCGACCGCGAGGATGATATACGGCGTCGCCCGCGACGGCCTAATGCCTAGGAGATATGCAGAGACCAATGAGTTCAAGTCGCCGGCGAACGCGCTCTACCTCAGCACGGCGCTGGCGGCGGCGACGGCGGCGGCCGCGTACCTCGCCGCCTATCTGAGCGGGTACAGAGAGTCGATCGCGCTGGCGTATAACGCAATGGAGTACGCCTACGCCGTAGACTCGCTCTACTACGTGGCCTCGCTCGTGTTGCTGGCAGCCGCCGCGTTTAGGATATCCTCGCTATGGGGAAAAGCCGTGGCCGCGGCTGGCGCCGTCCTTCTCGGGATAGCCTTCTACTACTCCGTCTCGAGTATGGCCGTGCTGTCCATCTTCCTTGGTTCTATAATAGTCATATTAGTATTGGAATTCACTATTTTAAGAAATAAAATTAACTCAATAAAAGAGGCTATATGTCCTCACTGTTAA
- a CDS encoding sulfite exporter TauE/SafE family protein translates to MDIGVVQYALSVISGVLVGFSLGLIGGGGSILAVPLFLYFVGLSALPNSAHIAIGTTALAVGINAFINSYMHFKKRNIAPRVGAVFAAVGLVGSLIGAYLGHITPGTSLLTYFAIAMIALGIYVAVRKEPARAGGLEELERVTEAARRCPRLTPSVIAKVAGFGFVVGLLSGYFGIGGGFLIVPSLMFSAGLCITRAIGTSLLSVGTFGVAAGAEYWYYGNVIPLVALLYVLGGIGGGYLGTSLAVKAPKDALRKAYGAIIVAVGIYMLYRIYG, encoded by the coding sequence ATGGACATCGGCGTGGTCCAATACGCCCTTTCGGTGATATCGGGCGTGCTGGTGGGGTTCTCGCTCGGTCTAATAGGCGGAGGCGGCTCGATACTTGCCGTGCCGCTTTTCCTCTACTTCGTTGGCCTTTCGGCGTTGCCCAACTCGGCGCATATAGCCATAGGCACGACGGCGTTGGCGGTCGGGATAAACGCATTTATAAACTCGTATATGCATTTCAAGAAGAGGAACATAGCGCCTAGGGTTGGCGCTGTGTTTGCGGCCGTGGGTCTCGTGGGCTCGTTAATAGGCGCATATCTAGGCCACATAACGCCGGGCACCTCGCTCCTGACATACTTCGCGATAGCCATGATAGCTCTGGGCATCTACGTGGCTGTTAGGAAAGAGCCAGCGAGGGCCGGCGGGCTGGAGGAGCTCGAAAGAGTTACGGAGGCCGCGAGGAGGTGCCCGAGGCTCACGCCGTCAGTCATAGCCAAGGTCGCCGGCTTCGGGTTCGTCGTAGGCCTGCTCAGCGGGTATTTCGGCATAGGCGGCGGCTTCTTGATAGTGCCGAGCCTCATGTTCTCGGCCGGCCTCTGCATAACCAGGGCCATAGGGACGAGCCTCTTGAGCGTGGGCACCTTCGGCGTGGCGGCCGGCGCGGAGTACTGGTACTACGGCAACGTCATACCGCTCGTCGCGTTGCTCTACGTGCTGGGCGGCATCGGCGGCGGGTATCTGGGAACGAGTCTGGCAGTGAAGGCTCCGAAGGACGCCTTGAGGAAGGCCTACGGCGCGATCATCGTGGCCGTCGGCATCTATATGCTGTACAGGATATACGGCTAG
- a CDS encoding YkgJ family cysteine cluster protein — MTFACMPNCALCCRASPVTVLPHEVYVLESLARDLDVRVKFAPAYTLLDTISGVRVALSYLMLLDEEGKCPFLKGTKCLVHGLYKPLTCRSFPYLPKVIRYELDPVAKEIRMEINFVMSTLCPVVRSDLSPRELVKMRDIRIAVQYAPREVQVARETVEKRLLYARILSDLWQKGYVDLQDGGSSPFYPVVNGFAFIRRFRPELTIKDLL, encoded by the coding sequence GTGACGTTCGCCTGTATGCCTAATTGCGCCCTCTGTTGCAGGGCCAGCCCAGTGACCGTGCTACCGCACGAAGTGTACGTGCTGGAGTCGTTGGCGCGCGATCTCGATGTGAGGGTCAAGTTCGCCCCGGCCTATACGCTTCTCGACACCATAAGCGGCGTGAGGGTGGCGCTCAGCTACCTCATGTTGCTTGACGAAGAGGGCAAATGCCCCTTCCTCAAGGGCACTAAATGCCTCGTGCACGGCCTCTACAAGCCTCTGACCTGCAGGTCGTTTCCCTATCTGCCCAAGGTGATAAGGTACGAGCTGGACCCCGTCGCCAAGGAGATAAGGATGGAGATAAACTTCGTCATGTCGACGCTATGTCCCGTCGTCAGGTCCGACCTCTCCCCCCGCGAGTTGGTCAAGATGCGCGATATAAGGATAGCGGTGCAGTACGCGCCAAGGGAGGTCCAAGTGGCCAGAGAGACCGTGGAGAAGAGGCTCCTCTACGCCCGTATATTGAGCGACCTTTGGCAGAAGGGGTACGTGGATTTACAAGACGGAGGAAGCAGCCCCTTCTATCCCGTCGTCAACGGGTTCGCCTTCATCAGGCGTTTTAGGCCTGAGCTGACCATAAAGGACTTGCTCTAG
- a CDS encoding type II toxin-antitoxin system VapC family toxin, translating to MRRKWIYVDVNVLYYFLTAHPEFGEGSRELIRRYLGRLATSSISAWLLYVLTRREEVVDAVRDIAVVLPLDLDVLARARSLERPKDFEDRLHLATMQIYGIDTILSNDEDFDDVGVVRIAPS from the coding sequence ATGCGGCGCAAGTGGATCTACGTTGACGTAAACGTCCTCTACTACTTCTTGACAGCCCATCCTGAATTCGGCGAGGGCTCCCGCGAGCTTATAAGGAGGTACTTAGGCAGGTTAGCCACATCTTCCATCTCGGCCTGGCTCCTCTACGTGTTGACGCGCCGAGAAGAGGTGGTGGATGCCGTGAGAGATATAGCCGTTGTGTTGCCCCTAGACCTAGACGTCCTGGCCAGGGCGAGGAGCTTGGAGAGGCCTAAGGACTTCGAGGATAGGCTCCATCTAGCCACGATGCAGATATACGGCATAGACACGATATTGTCCAACGACGAGGACTTCGACGACGTCGGCGTAGTTAGGATAGCCCCCTCATAA
- a CDS encoding MFS transporter: protein MRLERDVVSLVVLIALLTIATRSVNYMVQSTVPPLARELGLTPSLIGALAAVGAVGQLIGSSVINVALGPSPRKKAVVAAAFAIPLVLAIFWLSGVAELWIASFLSGLSFGVVMPNLINLASVRPEYAERLLAAYSLSLSTSLVIGPAYETAILTRYSYRDVFLFFLPLAILLAALSPRIPIVGARSADLRATYRSALFSKGFISAALAITSYNVPFIAFVTYLPIYASEELGLAKAVAYSLFLPFFAVSMLTRLYMFLRPVRDVNKAFAVSVALTLLGLAVFYASKNYLLLAAAMAILGVPHGSVFTLSTIMIVRTTSLEERNAVNSLFSSYLVILGTAIPPALGASAELWGYGAMWLVLAPAVAAMSAAFFALFGKTKEFRGLT, encoded by the coding sequence GTGCGCCTGGAAAGAGACGTCGTAAGCTTGGTCGTGCTGATAGCCCTGCTGACCATAGCTACGAGGTCTGTCAACTACATGGTGCAGAGCACGGTGCCGCCTCTGGCGCGCGAGCTGGGCCTCACGCCGTCCCTGATAGGCGCCTTGGCGGCGGTCGGCGCCGTCGGCCAGCTTATCGGCAGCTCGGTGATAAACGTGGCGCTGGGCCCGTCGCCGAGGAAAAAAGCCGTAGTCGCCGCCGCGTTCGCGATTCCCCTCGTGCTGGCGATTTTCTGGCTGTCGGGGGTTGCGGAGCTCTGGATCGCCTCGTTCCTATCCGGTCTGTCCTTCGGCGTAGTTATGCCCAACTTGATAAACTTGGCGTCCGTGAGGCCGGAGTACGCCGAGAGGCTACTGGCGGCATACTCCCTCTCGCTCAGCACAAGCCTCGTAATAGGCCCGGCCTACGAGACGGCGATACTGACCAGGTACAGCTACAGAGATGTGTTCCTCTTTTTCCTCCCGCTTGCGATCCTTCTGGCCGCCCTATCGCCGAGGATCCCCATAGTGGGCGCTAGGTCGGCCGACCTCCGCGCCACCTACAGATCGGCGTTATTCAGCAAAGGCTTCATCTCGGCGGCTCTCGCCATTACGTCGTACAACGTCCCCTTCATCGCCTTCGTGACCTATCTGCCCATATACGCCTCCGAGGAGCTGGGCCTCGCCAAGGCAGTTGCCTACTCGCTCTTCCTGCCCTTCTTCGCCGTGTCTATGCTCACGCGCCTCTATATGTTCCTCAGACCTGTCAGAGACGTGAATAAGGCATTCGCCGTGTCCGTGGCGCTCACCTTGTTGGGCCTAGCCGTCTTCTACGCCTCCAAGAACTACCTCTTGCTGGCGGCCGCCATGGCTATCCTCGGAGTGCCGCACGGAAGCGTCTTCACGCTGTCGACGATAATGATAGTCAGGACTACGTCGTTGGAGGAGAGAAACGCCGTGAACTCCCTCTTCTCCTCCTACCTGGTGATATTGGGCACGGCTATACCGCCCGCCCTAGGCGCATCGGCAGAGCTCTGGGGATACGGCGCCATGTGGCTCGTCCTAGCCCCAGCCGTCGCCGCCATGTCGGCGGCTTTCTTCGCTCTCTTCGGCAAAACCAAGGAGTTCAGAGGCCTTACTTGA